A segment of the Corylus avellana chromosome ca2, CavTom2PMs-1.0 genome:
tttcaattttcgcaatccacccccacaaagtttcaatttttttcaatttgaccaatattattccaaaattcccatattgcccctgatttttatttttatttttatttttttttatgaaaaaataaaataaaatttggggatacaaaaatggccagatgggcaAAGGGAGGCTACGAACACccgaatttttatttttattttttatgaaaaataaaaaaaaataaaaattaggggcaatatgagaagttttggatacaattggtcaaattgcaaaaatttggaactttgagggggtggattgcaaaaattgaaactttggtgttcgaattgaaaaacactgtcaactttaggggggtaaactgtaattttccctataattataataaacaaGGTATTGTCTACAAGATGTATAAAGACTCCACTTATTAATATATGAAGTTCATTTTCAATCTAGATGCTCTGGTGATGTTATGATGTTTAACTTACATTTTGTAAAAATGTGTTTGTGGTttcaaaaaggcaaaaagaaataaagaaaagctAGTTTCCAATGCTCTCTTGAATAAAAGTAGTAATACCACATGGAATATGAGAATATTCCATCCATCAACCTCGATATAAATTGGTTGGGTTGTTACATTTACCATTAGATTAGCGTCCGCTCACCTAGTAATCCTTCACTCCCCTCACGAATGGTTGTTGTTGTGGGATTGATCGGAATTTAGGGTTTTGGAACATAAGGTTGGCATCTATGACcatttaggatttttttaacCAAGTGAACAACTTTCAAAgagtttttcaaaagaaataccACTTCGGGAGTAGTCGGCTaccaaaaaattcttctatagaagaaaaatattataacatgTTTAAGTACTCACAAAACCTTTGTAAACTCAAAGCAAAGCTTATAATCCCATGAGTGTTGGGTGAGAGTCAAGCATAAGTGAAGCAAAAATTGAGTAAAGGTCTAGCAAGTCTTCATAGAGTGAAAATTTGAACCACATTGTGAATATGACTCAACTCTAACTCAACTACTATCAATTACAACCCAAAATACCTATGTTTTGACACTAAAATTTGCAAACCAAAATTGATTGTCAACCAACATCGCTCAACCAATAGTCCTAGGTGTTGATGTGATTCAAATCTTGTGCACCAATTGGTTCATCCGAGGATAATATCTAATAATTGACATCCACTAGTTTAACGGAAATGCCGGTTGTGAAAAGTGATGTTACACTTCACACCTATTTTATTATACTCACTTAACATTGGTGACTTTGCATGAGCTGAAtggaagtaaaaaaatttgtttttttttttaagtggccATTCATCCAATGCCACATTAGTCACTGTGAAGTGGGCGTAATAACATgaatagatttatttatttatttttttattcaaattggcAAGCTCTACCAATCGTAGCTATTCTAGCTAGGTGGTATCCCGTTGCAAGCAGCACAAAAGAGACTTAGATGGTAGGAACTATATGCGCTCCCTCAAGTTCAATTAAGTCATAGCTTGACCCAGTTCCAATAGAATATTAGTAGAACCAAGACTAACACTAATCAATGTAATATGCAGAATCCATTGTGAAATTGGAACCCACACCCTAATGAGTGTAACTTTTGAAAATTTCGTTAAGGCAACTAAACCACTATCATGAGTGATGCGAATGGGCTATGATACTAAGAACGCCGGCGTGCATGAACCggcgtgcatgactgttcatgcacgtcaggcttttttttttaattttttttttaattttattttaataattataataataaaatattatattttattattttaaaatatcaaatcactCTGACGTGCATCATGCCGGGCTTGATGATCATCCAATGCGAATAATAGATTTATTCTTTTGTAAATAAACAGctatagcaatatatatatatatatatatatatatatatatatatgagcatacctccaaaaaaaaattgacttctATAATTAAGAATCCGTTTTGTAGCTTCCCATAATCATCTTCTCCTCCAAAAGATCACCAAAAATCTGCCAAACAAGTTACTTGATTtaccaaaaagacaaaaatatccaaattacAAAGTACCAAAATCTGATTCATGCCGAGTTTTTTGGTACATTAAGGACATCAATGTCCTTATTCCTAGAACCCAAAgcttttccttttcaaaaagGACACATCCTTCTCTTCCTTCGGTGTCCAGCTAGCCCAGCAGACATCGGCCGTTCTCATTTCTCACCCACAAAACCAAAAAGGtgtaaaacgaaaaaaaaaagaagacacgCAACAaatttttagagagagaaagtagagagagagagatacaaaGCACGCAGATCTCTCTCTGCTTGTCTGAAGCGAAAGTAGTGTTGTTTGGATTGGAGGAATGGCTGGGTACAGAGCTGAGGACGACTATGATTACCTCTTCAAGGTGGTGCTGATCGGGGACTCCGGCGTGGGCAAGTCCAACTTGCTCTCCAGGTTCACTCGAAACGAGTTCAGCCTGGAATCCAAGTCCACCATCGGCGTTGAGTTCGCTACCCGGAGCTTGAATGTGGACGGCAAGGTTATCAAGGCCCAGATTTGGGACACCGCTGGCCAAGAAAGGTGTGATAATGGTTTTTATGATCTGggtctttcttatttttttggagCTTTTGTTTGTCTGTTTGTTTGCTTGCTGAGAAAACTGAGGcgaaagaaaggaaaatctcatgccaaaactgaaaataactATATCAAGGTTGGTTGAGTAAAGTAACGGATTTAGTTTCATTCATTATAGCTGAGATATGGTGGGTTAATTGGGATACAGAGACGGTTTTGCTTTTATTAGATCTCAGGGGATTCAAATAATTGAGTAAATTAAACTTAAGTAGTTCTTTGGTGGGGGATTTAATGTTGAAAATTTGACAAGCagattgattttgttttcctaATAGTCACGCAGCATGGCGGATCAAACTTAGATTTATCGTTTGCAATAGTGGATCCTGATATTCTGCACCTATTTTGTATCAGAAACCTGAGAATGAATTCGAAATGAAGTGAAATGTTCGAGCTTGTAATGGGTTGGTTTGACTTTGCTTCCTATTGAAGTGGATTTTCTCTTTTATGCAGAAAAAAATAGGCTACTCTTTTCGAAATGATTGCACTCTTCAGACTGTGGTTTTCAATATTGTAATAAATGATATGTAGtctgttagaacagttttcaacacggtggaTGCGCTTTCTTCGGGGTCTTCAATACATCGtcgtgcactccaaatcactacaaaaaaggcaatattgtcaagggggtccccggggaaccggggacactccgatgccaaagtcagaaaaTTCTTAAGAGAAATATGGTGCTTCAgcgcacaataattcaatacgcTCAATCATATGTGTGATTATATTTCAGGATTCAAGATGTTTTAGTACcttgtgtaggggcctatttataggcttgggctgtagaagtagacttggactggatcttcttatttgaattagtttgagagtccagagttgaga
Coding sequences within it:
- the LOC132172087 gene encoding ras-related protein RIC2-like, producing MAGYRAEDDYDYLFKVVLIGDSGVGKSNLLSRFTRNEFSLESKSTIGVEFATRSLNVDGKVIKAQIWDTAGQERCDNGFYDLGLSYFFGAFVCLFVCLLRKLRRKKGKSHAKTENNYIKVG